A region from the Nocardioides exalbidus genome encodes:
- a CDS encoding ArsR/SmtB family transcription factor has product MPVTLDLSGVVLSQVTVAVSPLAELQACLHALAEPDHHFGARVWLERVGGGLSGGLRSDLRTFAPLWARRRSRVLLPLERPVDVPLDVELARVAAIPDGEFLASVAGTVHGASEAGDALLAGGEEAYVRACDARSFTRGELARRLVADPVAFRDDLLHLLGRCREEFFDAEWRHLAVRLGDEVTRITRQRPATPVDLLCIVSPGARAIGDTSTVRFDKLQQLRLAPQHRPVLLVPTVLGRPHLIVRGEPPFPVVVQFPVLGQESPEHVVEVRRRLSVISDANRLELCRHLVNEAITTTDLAHRTGMPVSQVSRHLAKLRSVGLLTSERDGRHVHHRLDVATLMQLGPQVISSIVQ; this is encoded by the coding sequence GTGCCGGTGACGCTGGACCTGTCCGGGGTCGTGCTCTCCCAGGTCACGGTGGCCGTCTCGCCGCTGGCCGAGCTCCAGGCCTGCCTGCACGCCCTGGCCGAGCCCGACCACCACTTCGGTGCACGCGTCTGGCTGGAGCGGGTCGGTGGCGGCCTGTCCGGCGGGTTGCGCTCGGACCTGAGGACGTTCGCGCCCCTCTGGGCGCGGCGACGCAGCCGGGTGCTGCTGCCGCTGGAGCGGCCCGTCGACGTCCCGCTCGACGTCGAGCTCGCGCGCGTGGCTGCCATCCCCGACGGGGAGTTCCTGGCGAGCGTCGCCGGCACCGTCCACGGAGCGAGCGAGGCCGGGGACGCCCTCCTGGCCGGCGGCGAGGAGGCCTACGTCCGCGCCTGCGACGCGAGGTCCTTCACGCGCGGCGAGCTGGCCCGGCGGCTCGTCGCCGACCCGGTAGCGTTCCGCGACGACCTGCTGCACCTGCTGGGGAGGTGCCGCGAGGAGTTCTTCGACGCGGAGTGGCGCCACCTCGCTGTGCGCCTGGGCGACGAGGTCACCCGCATCACGCGGCAGCGCCCGGCGACCCCCGTCGACCTGCTGTGCATCGTGAGTCCCGGTGCCCGCGCGATCGGGGACACCTCGACCGTCCGCTTCGACAAGCTGCAGCAGCTGCGGCTCGCGCCGCAGCACCGCCCGGTGCTGCTCGTGCCGACCGTGCTCGGCCGACCGCACCTCATCGTGCGCGGGGAGCCGCCGTTCCCGGTCGTGGTGCAGTTCCCGGTGCTGGGGCAGGAGTCGCCCGAGCACGTCGTGGAGGTACGCCGTCGACTGTCCGTGATCTCGGACGCCAACCGCCTCGAGCTCTGCCGCCACCTCGTCAACGAAGCGATCACCACGACCGACCTCGCGCACCGCACCGGGATGCCGGTGTCGCAGGTCTCCCGGCACCTCGCGAAGCTGCGCAGCGTGGGGTTGCTGACCTCGGAGCGCGACGGTCGCCACGTGCACCACCGACTCGACGTGGCCACGCTGATGCAGCTCGGACCGCAGGTGATCAGCTCCATCGTGCAGTAG
- a CDS encoding CocE/NonD family hydrolase, producing MTHATHLRTSASELAWEPVADGVWRAVAPMRTRDGTMLVADVYAGDAGRVRRPVLLERTPYGRRKARPSDAVLDGADPASPEVVAARFVARGFVVVRQDCRGRGDSEGRFTKYVDEAEDGYDSVAWAAAQPWSDGRVATMGVSYSAHAQTALAALHPEALVAMFVDSGGFASAYESGVRMGGAFELKQATWALRRAAGDARDGDSLARQAVADEPVEEWFRRLPWRRGHSPLRHVPAYEDYFFDQWEHEDFGPWWTQPALYARGHAHRFPDVPSLHLCSWYDPYVRTAVENFQTLSRLGEAPVRLVLGPWTHGRRSDTFAGDVDLGPEAALEGSLAEDYVAMRADWFTARLAGVPDSAPPVRWFLMGGGPGDVDAQGRLRHGGRWRTADTWPPGSTAPRQFHLHPDGVLAEAPPAPGHSISWDHDPADPVPTIGGR from the coding sequence ATGACGCACGCCACACACCTCCGCACGTCCGCCAGCGAGCTCGCCTGGGAGCCGGTGGCCGACGGGGTCTGGCGAGCCGTCGCACCGATGCGCACCCGCGACGGCACGATGCTGGTCGCCGACGTCTACGCCGGCGACGCCGGCCGAGTGCGGCGACCCGTCCTCCTCGAGCGGACGCCGTACGGCCGCCGGAAGGCACGTCCCTCCGACGCCGTGCTCGACGGCGCCGACCCGGCGTCGCCGGAGGTGGTCGCGGCCCGGTTCGTCGCCCGCGGATTCGTCGTCGTGCGGCAGGACTGCCGCGGTCGCGGCGACTCCGAGGGCCGCTTCACCAAGTATGTCGACGAGGCCGAGGACGGCTACGACTCCGTGGCGTGGGCGGCCGCGCAACCCTGGAGCGACGGTCGCGTCGCGACGATGGGCGTGTCCTACTCAGCGCACGCCCAGACCGCCCTCGCCGCGCTGCACCCCGAGGCGCTGGTCGCGATGTTCGTCGACTCGGGCGGCTTCGCGAGCGCGTACGAGTCCGGGGTGCGGATGGGCGGCGCCTTCGAGCTCAAGCAGGCCACGTGGGCACTGCGGCGGGCAGCGGGGGACGCGCGGGACGGTGACTCGCTTGCTCGCCAGGCCGTCGCGGACGAGCCAGTCGAGGAGTGGTTCCGCCGCCTGCCGTGGCGGCGCGGGCACTCGCCCCTGCGGCACGTCCCGGCCTACGAGGACTACTTCTTCGACCAGTGGGAGCACGAGGACTTCGGCCCCTGGTGGACCCAGCCCGCGCTCTACGCCCGCGGCCACGCACACCGCTTCCCCGACGTGCCGAGCCTCCACCTCTGCAGCTGGTACGACCCCTACGTCCGCACCGCGGTCGAGAACTTCCAGACCCTCAGCCGACTCGGCGAGGCTCCGGTACGGCTCGTGCTCGGGCCCTGGACACACGGCCGGCGCAGCGACACGTTCGCCGGCGACGTCGACCTCGGCCCCGAGGCCGCGCTCGAGGGCAGCCTCGCCGAGGACTACGTGGCGATGCGGGCCGACTGGTTCACCGCACGCCTGGCCGGGGTGCCCGACAGCGCCCCACCGGTCCGCTGGTTCCTGATGGGCGGCGGGCCCGGCGACGTGGACGCGCAGGGGCGCCTGCGCCACGGCGGCCGCTGGCGCACGGCCGACACCTGGCCGCCGGGGTCGACGGCCCCGCGGCAGTTCCACCTGCACCCCGACGGGGTGCTCGCCGAGGCACCCCCCGCGCCGGGCCACAGCATCAGCTGGGACCACGACCCGGCCGATCCCGTCCCGACCATCGGGGGCAGGTGA
- a CDS encoding CocE/NonD family hydrolase, whose product MTSGEPVMSGGAYDQRPGPDTFVVRPTTLPLASRPDVLVFQTEPLDEAVVVAGPVVARLSVSSTAVDTDITVKLVDVHPPTPHHPAGFAMNVTEGILRCRYRDGFDTPIPMEPGEVYEIEVVAPDTANLFAAGHRIRVDVASSSFPRFDVNPGTGGQVAGSRRSVVATNTLHLGTSHLELRVERPTDPDVATPVDDHHDEEHHHEEHHHDH is encoded by the coding sequence GTGACCTCCGGTGAGCCGGTGATGTCCGGCGGCGCGTACGACCAGCGCCCCGGCCCCGACACGTTCGTCGTCCGGCCCACGACCCTCCCCCTGGCATCACGCCCCGACGTCCTGGTCTTCCAGACCGAGCCGCTCGACGAGGCCGTCGTCGTGGCCGGACCCGTCGTCGCGCGCCTGAGCGTCTCGTCGACCGCCGTCGACACGGACATCACCGTCAAGCTCGTCGACGTCCACCCCCCGACGCCGCACCACCCGGCGGGCTTCGCGATGAACGTCACCGAGGGCATCCTCCGCTGCCGCTACCGCGACGGCTTCGACACCCCGATCCCGATGGAGCCCGGGGAGGTCTACGAGATCGAGGTGGTGGCTCCCGACACCGCCAACCTGTTCGCTGCGGGCCACCGCATCCGGGTCGATGTCGCCTCGAGCAGCTTCCCGCGCTTCGACGTCAACCCCGGCACCGGCGGTCAGGTCGCCGGCTCACGCCGGTCCGTCGTCGCCACCAACACCCTCCACCTCGGCACGTCGCACCTGGAGCTGCGGGTCGAACGGCCCACGGACCCGGACGTGGCGACTCCGGTCGACGACCATCACGATGAGGAGCACCACCATGAGGAGCACCACCATGACCACTGA